From a region of the Candidatus Brocadia sp. genome:
- a CDS encoding acetyl-CoA carboxylase carboxyltransferase subunit alpha, which yields MSEKTVAELENLILEIEHQIEDLQSASSNDHLDRGTEIQHLRERRERLQVRLCTKLTPYDIVKLARHPLRPLSADYVNMMIDDFVELHGDKRFGDDKAMICGLGKIGKERILFIGQQKGKSTKERIACNFGMPNPEGYRKALQKMKLAEKFHLPVVTLIDTPGANPDIGAEERGQAHAIAENIYEMCRLKTPIINIVIGEGGSGGALGIGIGDKFAILEYAYYSVISPEGCAAILWKNAENAPASAMALQLTAKDLLRFGVVDEVIPEPLGAAHKNPKAMADILKTQITKYLAELKGVPMNDLIANRYARYRKVGKYREE from the coding sequence TTGTCTGAAAAAACCGTGGCAGAACTTGAGAATTTAATCCTGGAGATTGAACACCAAATTGAGGATTTGCAAAGCGCTTCCTCAAATGACCACCTTGACCGGGGCACAGAGATACAGCATTTGAGGGAAAGGCGGGAACGCCTTCAGGTGAGACTATGCACGAAATTAACTCCTTACGATATTGTCAAGCTCGCCCGGCATCCCTTGCGGCCCCTTTCCGCAGATTATGTTAATATGATGATTGATGATTTCGTCGAACTGCACGGCGATAAACGTTTCGGAGACGACAAGGCGATGATCTGCGGGTTGGGAAAAATCGGGAAGGAAAGGATTTTATTTATCGGACAGCAGAAAGGCAAGAGCACGAAGGAACGGATTGCATGTAATTTTGGGATGCCGAATCCTGAAGGTTACAGAAAGGCGTTACAAAAGATGAAGCTTGCAGAAAAATTTCATCTGCCCGTCGTCACCCTTATCGACACACCGGGCGCGAATCCCGATATTGGCGCAGAGGAACGGGGACAGGCCCATGCAATTGCAGAAAATATTTATGAGATGTGCCGTTTGAAAACCCCGATTATCAATATCGTTATCGGCGAAGGTGGGAGTGGCGGCGCTTTAGGGATTGGGATTGGCGACAAATTTGCCATTTTGGAATATGCTTATTACTCTGTCATCTCACCGGAAGGCTGCGCAGCAATCTTGTGGAAAAATGCTGAAAATGCCCCGGCGTCGGCTATGGCATTGCAGCTTACCGCAAAGGACCTCTTGCGCTTTGGCGTGGTTGACGAAGTTATCCCTGAGCCACTCGGCGCAGCGCACAAAAACCCTAAGGCTATGGCCGACATTCTTAAGACGCAAATAACGAAATATTTGGCAGAATTGAAGGGCGTTCCTATGAACGATCTTATAGCAAATCGGTATGCGAGATACCGAAAGGTTGGTAAATATCGGGAAGAATAA
- a CDS encoding uracil-DNA glycosylase: protein MSADEIKKELRSILRAVRTRTEMEKGWGIDTITLSRPNEPSEPQPRHPSPEKQPLKNPDSGGPVCKLAEGTDGYLSRNTSRQRSTQTSATGGEGQVQNLEALRNEMQACHQCPLGKTRTNLVFGAGNPRATLMFVGEAPGRDEDLQGEPFVGRAGQLLTKIIEAIGLKRSDVYIANVLKCRPPGNRNPLPDEIALCIPYLLKQIGIIQPKVLCALGTFAAQTLLNTRAPVGTLRGRFHDYKGTPMMVTFHPAYLLRNPNDKAKVWEDMKKVRDLLNKLSGKSSDGEAPVSHP, encoded by the coding sequence ATGTCTGCAGATGAAATAAAAAAAGAGTTACGATCCATACTTCGTGCGGTGAGAACCCGGACGGAAATGGAAAAGGGGTGGGGAATCGACACCATTACCCTTTCCCGGCCAAACGAGCCAAGTGAACCGCAGCCGCGCCACCCCTCCCCTGAGAAGCAGCCCCTGAAAAACCCTGATAGCGGCGGACCAGTTTGCAAGCTGGCGGAAGGAACTGACGGGTATTTGTCCCGGAACACCTCCAGGCAACGCAGCACTCAAACTTCCGCGACCGGGGGAGAAGGACAGGTGCAGAACCTGGAAGCGCTGAGGAATGAAATGCAGGCTTGCCACCAATGCCCCCTGGGTAAGACGCGCACCAATCTTGTTTTTGGCGCAGGTAATCCCCGGGCAACCTTGATGTTCGTGGGCGAGGCGCCAGGACGCGACGAAGATCTTCAGGGCGAACCCTTTGTTGGACGCGCAGGACAATTACTCACCAAAATTATTGAGGCCATTGGCCTGAAGCGCAGCGACGTGTATATTGCCAACGTCCTGAAGTGCCGCCCGCCGGGAAACCGCAATCCCCTCCCGGATGAAATTGCCCTCTGCATACCCTATCTCCTGAAACAGATCGGGATTATCCAGCCAAAGGTCTTGTGCGCCCTGGGCACTTTTGCCGCGCAGACGTTACTCAATACCAGGGCCCCCGTAGGCACTTTACGGGGAAGATTCCACGATTACAAGGGCACCCCCATGATGGTCACCTTCCATCCTGCCTATCTCCTGAGGAATCCCAATGACAAGGCAAAGGTCTGGGAGGATATGAAAAAGGTGCGGGATCTTTTGAATAAATTATCCGGAAAGAGCTCGGACGGGGAAGCGCCGGTTTCGCATCCTTGA